A single Populus nigra chromosome 13, ddPopNigr1.1, whole genome shotgun sequence DNA region contains:
- the LOC133671471 gene encoding putative disease resistance protein At4g10780 has translation MRDFELRIGRLTTSPELMQSVVEIQPSSKSPVHKKRRTGRYVLPTTKLVVGKAFERNMKVVCSWLLNDEVLCIGIYGMGGIGKTTLATHIHHQLQEKPDIFPRVCWISVPQEFGVHALQDLIAEAFGLYLGNGKDVVNRAGELWTTLSVTKCVLIIDNLWNHFPLDKVGIPLKTDGCKLILTTRSLDTCRKKDCQRIIKVEPLSEGEAWDLFIDRLGHGVTLCPEMKKTAVSIVKKCSGLPLGIMTMAGSMRGVDDVSQWRDGLRELASSEIGTCDMETDVFQILKFSYVQLKHKAIKDCFLYCALFPKDKKIRREDLIEYLIDEDIVKKMGSRQAQFDRGHTMLNQLENASLLEGSRDEENYRYVKMHDLIWDMAVKIMNESGGAMVQAGAQLTELPGVGSWREELLRVSLMENRIENILTDFLPMCPRLSTLLLCRNYKLNSVEDSFFQHLIGLKVLDLSDTDIEKLPDSICHLTSLTALLLGWCAKLSYVPSLAKLKALEKLDLSYTGLEDLPEGMERLRDLRYLNLNGSGVRVLRSGILPKLLKLQFLKLHQKSGVVLSVRGYQVFRLHGLETLECNFRDLDDFRYFRLGPAFSSLIACKVTVGRPSFSSLEDLNYTRSKSGLIKEAWFYDLMIDNATFLFPRFITKVVFVSCHNMRSLCPSYEIEELGGLEILHLDGLIILETLFEASSKLGSFGVFPNLREIVIHKCHRMKVMLPPWLLSTLRLEVIVVEDCYNMQEIMGSCEVLVHEKELLSLSGIFDTTLRVLVLKKLPNLKSIYSGRLQCKSLEEITVGDRYFPFS, from the coding sequence ATGAGGGATTTTGAGTTAAGAATTGGTAGGCTGACCACGAGTCCGGAATTGATGCAGTCTGTTGTTGAGATACAACCCTCTTCTAAAAGTCCTGTACATAAGAAACGTAGGACAGGAAGATATGTATTGCCGACAACGAAGCTAGTGGTGGGCAAAGCGTTTGAAAGAAATATGAAGGTTGTCTGCTCTTGGTTGTTGAATGATGAGGTCTTATGCATTGGCATTTACGGGATGGGGGGAATTGGAAAGACAACTTTGGCTACGCATATCCACCATCAGCTTCAAGAGAAACCAGACATTTTTCCTCGTGTTTGTTGGATTTCTGTCCCTCAAGAATTTGGCGTTCACGCATTGCAGGATCTCATTGCCGAAGCTTTTGGTTTATATCTTGGGAATGGAAAAGATGTGGTGAATAGAGCCGGGGAGCTATGGACAACATTGAGTGTGACAAAAtgtgttttaattattgataatttgTGGAATCATTTTCCTCTTGATAAAGTGGGAATACCTCTTAAAACAGATGGGTGTAAGCTGATTCTTACAACTAGATCATTGGACACATGTCGAAAAAAGGATTGCCAAAGGATAATCAAAGTGGAGCCTCTTTCTGAGGGTGAGGCTTGGGATTTGTTCATAGACAGATTAGGGCATGGTGTTACACTTTGtcctgaaatgaaaaaaactgCAGTGTCTATTGTGAAGAAGTGTTCTGGTTTGCCTCTCGGAATCATGACAATGGCTGGAAGCATGAGGGGAGTGGATGATGTATCTCAGTGGAGAGATGGATTGCGGGAACTGGCAAGTTCAGAAATTGGAACATGTGACATGGAAACTGATGTATTTCAGATATTGAAATTTAGCTATGTTCAGTTAAAACATAAAGCAATTAAAGATTGCTTCTTGTATTGTGCATTGTTTCCAAAAGACAAGAAGATCAGGAGAGAGGACTTGATAGAGTATTTGATTGATGAGGATATAGTCAAAAAAATGGGGAGTAGGCAAGCGCAATTTGATCGGGGCCATACCATGCTTAATCAACTTGAAAATGCCAGCTTATTAGAAGGTTCCAGGGACGAAGAAAATTACAGATATGTCAAGATGCATGATTTGATTTGGGATATGGCTGTGAAAATAATGAACGAAAGTGGGGGAGCTATGGTTCAAGCAGGTGCACAACTAACAGAATTACCTGGTGTAGGATCGTGGAGAGAGGAATTGTTAAGAGTTTCACTCATGGAAAATAGAATCGAGAATATTCTTACAGACTTTTTACCAATGTGCCCCCGTCTCTCAACATTATTGTTATGCAGAAACTATAAATTGAATTCGGTTGAGGATTCTTTTTTCCAGCACCTCATCGGACTCAAGGTTCTTGATCTTTCCGACACAGATATAGAGAAGTTGCCGGATTCTATTTGTCATCTGACGAGTCTAACTGCATTGTTGCTGGGATGGTGTGCAAAGCTGAGTTATGTACCATCATTAGCAAAGCTTAAGGCATTGGAGAAGTTGGATCTCAGTTACACTGGACTTGAAGATTTGCCCGAGGGAATGGAAAGGCTGAGGGATCTCAGGTATCTTAATCTTAATGGAAGCGGGGTGCGTGTTTTACGGTCGGGTATTTTACCCAAACTCTTAAAATTACAGTTCCTCAAGCTTCATCAGAAATCTGGAGTTGTTCTCTCGGTTAGAGGATATCAAGTTTTCAGATTACATGGGTTGGAAACTTTGGAATGCAACTTCCGTGATCTTGACGATTTCAGATATTTCCGATTAGGACCTGCTTTCTCTTCACTAATTGCATGCAAGGTTACTGTAGGACGACCTTCTTTCTCTTCACTTGAAGATCTAAATTATACAAGATCGAAGTCAGGGTTAATTAAAGAGGCTTGGTTTTATGACCTCATGATTGACAATGCAACTTTTCTGTTCCCGCGCTTCATTACAAAAGTAGTTTTTGTGAGTTGTCATAACATGAGAAGCTTATGTCCATCATATGAAATTGAAGAGCTTGGAGGGCTTGAGATTCTACACCTTGATGGTTTGATAATCTTAGAAACCCTTTTTGAAGCATCTTCAAAGCTAGGTAGTTTTGGTGTCTTTCCCAATCTCAGAGAGATCGTGATACATAAATGTCATAGGATGAAGGTGATGCTCCCTCCTTGGCTTTTGTCTACACTCCGATTGGAAGTGATTGTAGTCGAAGATTGTTACAACATGCAGGAGATAATGGGAAGTTGCGAAGTTTTGGTACATGAAAAGgagcttctctctctttctggtATTTTTGATACGACATTGAGGGTTTTGGTATTGAAGAAATTACcaaatttgaaaagcatttattCTGGAAGACTTCAATGCAAGTCTCTCGAAGAAATTACTGTGGGTGATCGCTATTTCCCATTCTCTTAA
- the LOC133671472 gene encoding probable disease resistance protein At4g27220, with the protein MVQAGAQLTELPDVRLWREELLRASLMENRIENIPTGFSPMCPRLSTLLLCRNYKLNLVGDSFFQHLIGLKVLDLSDTDIEKLPDSICHLTSLTALLLGWCAKLSYVPSLAKLKALEKLDLSYTGLEDLPEGMERLEDLRYLNLDGSGVRVLRSGILPQLSKLQFLKLHQKSEVVLSVRGDEVSALYDLQTSECNFRDLDDFRFFRCGQSISLIACKVTVGRPCFSSLEDLNYTRSKSGLIKEAWFYDLMIDNAISLFGRFITKVVFVSCQNMRSLCPSYVIGGLEILHLDGLIILETLFEAPLFEAPSKLPALGVFFKLREIVIHKCHGMMVLLPPWLLSELRLEVIVVEDCYNMQEIMGSCEVLVHGEEHSSPFRRFDKLRVLVVKKLPNLKSIYSGRLQCNSVEEITVGDCPQLTRIPITISHSLKKIEVDPESLLNTVENVL; encoded by the coding sequence atGGTTCAAGCAGGTGCACAACTAACAGAATTACCCGATGTAAGATTGTGGAGAGAGGAACTGTTAAGAGCTTCACTCATGGAAAATAGAATCGAGAATATTCCAACAGGCTTTTCACCAATGTGCCCCCGTCTCTCAACATTATTGTTATGCAGAAACTACAAATTGAATTTGGTCGGGGATTCTTTTTTCCAGCACCTCATCGGACTCAAGGTTCTTGATCTTTCCGACACAGATATAGAGAAGTTGCCGGATTCTATTTGTCATCTGACGAGTCTAACTGCATTGTTGCTGGGATGGTGTGCAAAGCTGAGTTATGTACCATCATTAGCAAAGCTTAAGGCATTGGAGAAGTTGGATCTCAGTTACACTGGACTTGAAGATTTGCCCGAGGGAATGGAAAGGCTGGAGGATCTCAGGTATCTTAATCTTGATGGAAGTGGGGTGCGTGTTTTACGGTCGGGTATTTTACCCCAACTCTCAAAATTACAGTTCCTCAAGCTTCATCAGAAATCTGAAGTTGTTCTCTCAGTTAGAGGAGATGAAGTTTCCGCATTATATGATTTGCAAACTTCGGAATGCAACTTCCGTGATCTTGACGATTTCAGATTTTTCCGATGTGGACAGAGCATTTCACTAATTGCATGCAAGGTTACTGTGGGACGACCTTGTTTCTCTTCACTTGAAGATCTAAATTATACAAGATCGAAGTCAGGGTTAATTAAAGAGGCTTGGTTTTATGACCTCATGATTGACAATGCAATTTCTCTGTTCGGGCGCTTCATTACAAAAGTAGTTTTTGTGAGTTGTCAAAACATGAGAAGCTTATGTCCATCATATGTTATTGGAGGGCTTGAGATTCTACACCTTGATGGTTTGATAATCTTAGAAACCCTTTTTGAAGCACCCCTTTTTGAAGCACCTTCAAAGCTACCTGCTCTTGGTGTCTTTTTCAAACTCAGAGAGATCGTGATACATAAATGTCATGGGATGATGGTGCTGCTCCCTCCTTGGTTGTTGTCTGAACTCCGATTGGAAGTGATTGTAGTCGAAGATTGTTACAACATGCAGGAGATAATGGGAAGTTGTGAAGTTTTGGTACATGGAGAGGAGCATTCCTCTCCTTTTCGTAGATTTGATAAATTGAGGGTTTTGGTAGTGAAGAAATTACcaaatttgaaaagcatttattCTGGAAGACTTCAATGCAATTCTGTCGAAGAGATTACCGTGGGTGATTGCCCGCAGCTAACGAGGATCCCGATCACTATTTCCCATTCTCTTAAGAAAATTGAAGTAGATCCTGAAAGTTTGTTGAACACAGTTGAGAATGTTTTATGA